One genomic segment of Candidatus Lernaella stagnicola includes these proteins:
- a CDS encoding PfkB family carbohydrate kinase, whose protein sequence is MTRIFENFTTTDLDSLLERISASHVGVLGDFALDVYVFVDRDANELSLETGLPVQPVLRYEVALGGAGNVANNLADLKCRHVEAFGVLGDDPWGREIQRLLALKNVRIDDLLTQQDAWATVAYLKPYEGETEKRRFDFGFFNRLSTETADRLLERVAARLPELDALIVNEQVGNGIHSPYLRGKLRELLEAHRDKIVIVDSRNHSEAYPAAILKINDHEAARLAGYEYPVGALVLKENALEAARLLHRRIGRPVFITRGARGLIVADESGLQEIPGIQVLGRIDPVGAGDATLAGIASALAVGATAAEAAVFGNIVAAITVLKLRQTGTATPAEVLAVGAQPDYVYRPELAEDPRAARILPGTEFELIGERQPPPTFTHAIFDHDGTISTLREGWETIMEPMMARAILGPSYQSANDSLYHRVVDRVREYIDKSTGVQTLVQMQGLVAMVREFDLVPEDEVLDEHGYKEIFNAELLRLVRQRVAKLERGELEIADFTMKNAVALLHALHQKGVKLYLASGTDAADVKREAAALGYAELFEGRIHGAVGDAAKEVKRLVLDRILREIGDAASLITFGDGPLEIRETHKRGGYTVGVASDELRRFSLNAAKRSRLVRAGVDLIVPDFSQLDALLAYLQVRT, encoded by the coding sequence GTGACACGCATATTCGAGAACTTCACCACGACAGATTTGGATTCGTTGCTTGAACGCATTTCGGCATCCCACGTGGGCGTGTTGGGCGATTTCGCCCTCGACGTGTATGTGTTCGTCGACCGCGACGCAAACGAATTATCCTTGGAGACCGGCCTGCCGGTGCAACCGGTGTTGCGTTACGAGGTCGCGCTGGGAGGCGCGGGCAATGTGGCCAACAACCTGGCCGACCTGAAGTGCCGTCATGTCGAAGCCTTCGGCGTACTGGGCGACGATCCCTGGGGACGCGAAATACAACGCCTGTTGGCCTTAAAGAACGTACGGATCGACGATCTGCTCACCCAACAAGACGCGTGGGCGACCGTGGCGTATCTCAAGCCTTACGAGGGCGAAACCGAAAAGCGCCGGTTCGACTTCGGCTTTTTTAATCGGCTTAGCACCGAGACTGCCGACCGGCTTCTCGAGCGCGTGGCCGCGCGGCTACCGGAACTGGACGCGTTGATCGTCAACGAGCAAGTCGGCAACGGGATTCACTCGCCCTATCTACGCGGCAAGCTCCGTGAATTGCTCGAAGCGCATCGGGACAAAATCGTCATCGTCGACAGCCGCAATCACTCCGAGGCGTACCCGGCGGCCATCCTGAAAATCAATGACCACGAGGCGGCGCGACTGGCGGGCTACGAGTATCCGGTTGGGGCGCTCGTACTCAAGGAAAACGCGCTGGAGGCCGCGCGGTTGCTTCACCGGCGGATCGGTCGCCCGGTATTCATCACGCGGGGCGCACGCGGCTTGATCGTGGCCGACGAATCGGGCTTGCAGGAAATCCCCGGCATCCAGGTGTTGGGAAGGATCGACCCAGTCGGTGCCGGCGATGCCACGCTGGCGGGTATCGCATCGGCCCTGGCCGTCGGCGCCACCGCGGCGGAAGCCGCGGTATTCGGTAACATCGTCGCGGCAATCACCGTGCTCAAACTGCGGCAGACCGGCACCGCGACGCCCGCCGAGGTGTTGGCCGTCGGCGCGCAACCCGACTACGTGTATCGCCCGGAACTCGCCGAGGACCCGCGGGCGGCGCGCATTTTACCGGGTACGGAATTCGAGTTGATCGGCGAACGTCAACCACCGCCGACGTTCACTCATGCCATTTTCGATCACGACGGCACGATCTCCACGTTGCGCGAGGGGTGGGAAACCATCATGGAGCCGATGATGGCGCGCGCCATTTTGGGGCCGTCCTATCAAAGCGCCAACGATTCGCTATACCACCGTGTCGTCGACCGCGTGCGCGAGTACATCGACAAATCGACCGGCGTGCAAACCCTGGTGCAAATGCAGGGGCTGGTCGCCATGGTGCGCGAATTCGATCTCGTACCCGAAGACGAAGTGCTTGATGAACACGGCTACAAGGAAATTTTCAACGCAGAATTGCTACGACTGGTGCGGCAACGAGTCGCCAAACTGGAGCGCGGCGAGCTTGAAATAGCCGATTTCACTATGAAAAACGCCGTAGCGCTGCTGCACGCGTTACATCAAAAGGGCGTAAAACTCTACCTGGCCAGCGGCACCGACGCGGCCGACGTCAAGCGCGAAGCCGCGGCGCTGGGCTATGCCGAATTGTTCGAAGGGCGCATTCACGGGGCGGTGGGCGACGCCGCGAAGGAAGTGAAGCGGCTGGTGCTCGATCGAATTTTGCGTGAGATCGGGGACGCGGCGAGCCTGATCACCTTCGGCGACGGACCGCTGGAAATCCGCGAAACCCACAAGCGCGGCGGCTATACCGTCGGCGTGGCGAGCGACGAATTGCGACGCTTCAGCCTCAACGCCGCCAAGCGCAGCCGCCTCGTGCGGGCCGGGGTCGACTTGATTGTCCCGGACTTCTCGCAACTTGATGCGTTGTTGGCCTATCTTCAGGTGAGAACCTAG